One Sporolituus thermophilus DSM 23256 genomic region harbors:
- a CDS encoding sensor histidine kinase: protein MSRSIFGRLFLSHVAVILLTTLVLGLFMSYLVRNHAVRTKQSDLLVKGRVVSQLLAPDLRQGRVPSAEQLQELEQLAGATLWLIDREGRVIAGTPPNRWAKAFPEAADELSALFAGEAQTWVRTSRRQTDRSIVVGIAVPGANPQTAVLLYASITGVNKAAQAVEKLLLYSLGIGILAALAFALVMARGLTRPVADISLAAARFAGGDYTSRTGATGDDELGRLGRTFNAMAEALAHAEENRRKFLADVTHELKTPVASIQAMAEALQDGLVKDTDQQHRYLGTIVGEAKRIDRLLRDLLALAELEAGALSIVKEPLDLGYFWHEQADRLAPLLSSKNLTLNLRLPNQPAVVLADPDRLAQVALNLITNAVRYAPAGSNIDVTITLSPPNASFTVRDYGPGIPAADLPHIWERFYRVDKARTRAAGGTGLGLAITRELVRYMGGETIAESTPGQGAAFTVTLPLAGHIRRS from the coding sequence ATGAGTCGCTCCATTTTCGGCCGCTTATTTCTTTCCCATGTCGCCGTGATCTTATTGACAACCTTGGTTCTTGGATTGTTTATGTCTTATCTGGTGCGGAATCATGCCGTGCGGACCAAACAAAGCGACCTGCTGGTCAAAGGCAGGGTTGTCAGCCAGCTCTTAGCCCCTGACCTGCGCCAGGGGCGCGTGCCGTCTGCTGAACAGTTACAGGAACTTGAACAACTCGCCGGCGCCACACTGTGGCTTATTGACCGCGAAGGCCGGGTTATCGCCGGCACCCCGCCCAACCGCTGGGCGAAGGCTTTCCCCGAGGCGGCCGACGAGCTATCCGCCCTTTTTGCCGGCGAGGCCCAAACGTGGGTGCGCACTTCCCGCCGCCAGACCGACCGCTCCATCGTTGTTGGCATTGCGGTACCGGGAGCGAACCCACAAACCGCCGTCCTGCTTTACGCTTCAATCACCGGCGTTAATAAAGCGGCGCAGGCGGTAGAAAAGCTTCTTCTTTACTCCCTCGGCATCGGCATCCTGGCGGCGCTGGCCTTTGCCCTGGTCATGGCCCGCGGCCTTACCCGCCCCGTTGCTGACATCAGCCTGGCAGCCGCCCGGTTTGCCGGCGGCGACTATACCAGCCGGACCGGCGCCACCGGCGACGACGAACTCGGTCGTCTCGGGCGCACTTTTAACGCGATGGCCGAAGCACTGGCCCATGCGGAAGAAAACCGCCGCAAGTTCCTGGCCGACGTTACGCATGAACTTAAGACACCGGTCGCATCCATCCAAGCCATGGCGGAAGCGCTGCAAGACGGACTCGTCAAAGACACCGACCAACAGCATCGCTACTTAGGCACAATTGTGGGCGAAGCAAAGCGCATCGACCGGCTGCTCCGCGACCTGTTGGCCCTGGCCGAACTGGAAGCAGGCGCCCTGTCCATTGTCAAAGAGCCCCTGGACTTAGGCTACTTTTGGCACGAGCAAGCCGACCGGCTGGCCCCCCTGCTTTCAAGTAAAAATCTAACCCTTAATCTTCGTCTGCCCAACCAACCGGCGGTAGTGCTGGCCGACCCCGACCGGCTGGCGCAGGTAGCGCTCAATCTCATCACCAATGCGGTCCGCTACGCGCCGGCTGGGTCAAACATCGACGTGACCATCACTCTTTCGCCGCCGAACGCGTCTTTTACCGTCCGCGACTATGGGCCTGGCATCCCCGCAGCCGACCTTCCCCATATCTGGGAACGGTTTTACCGCGTGGATAAAGCCCGGACCCGTGCCGCCGGCGGTACCGGTCTCGGTCTTGCCATCACCCGCGAACTTGTCCGGTACATGGGTGGCGAGACTATTGCCGAAAGCACGCCGGGCCAAGGCGCGGCCTTTACCGTCACCCTGCCGCTGGCCGGTCACATTAGGCGGTCATAA
- a CDS encoding response regulator transcription factor, producing MSVKILLADDEPSICEVVRLYLEQEGFTVYTAGDGEEALAIETSHRPDLLILDIMLPKLSGWDICRAITRQAPVIFLTAKSAEYDIITGFSLGADDYVTKPFSPRELVARVKAVLRRSGLLFDSGDALSFPGLTIHPAAQTIICGGQTVSLPPKEFDLLLFLARHPKVAFSREQLLTNVWGYDYNGDDRAVDAAVKRLRQKLSAADYHYIHTAWGVGYKFEVVPK from the coding sequence ATGTCTGTCAAAATTTTGCTTGCCGACGACGAGCCCAGCATCTGCGAGGTCGTGCGGCTGTATCTCGAACAAGAAGGCTTTACGGTATACACGGCCGGCGACGGCGAAGAAGCACTGGCAATCGAGACAAGCCACCGTCCTGATTTACTGATTCTTGATATCATGCTGCCCAAATTATCGGGGTGGGATATCTGCCGCGCCATCACCCGTCAGGCGCCGGTCATCTTTCTGACCGCCAAAAGCGCCGAGTACGACATAATCACGGGGTTCTCCCTTGGGGCCGATGATTATGTGACCAAGCCGTTCAGTCCCCGCGAACTGGTGGCCAGGGTTAAGGCGGTGCTTCGCCGGAGCGGCTTACTTTTCGATAGCGGCGATGCCCTTTCCTTTCCCGGCCTGACAATCCATCCCGCCGCGCAGACGATAATCTGCGGCGGGCAGACCGTTAGCCTGCCGCCCAAAGAATTTGACCTCCTCCTCTTCTTGGCCCGTCATCCCAAAGTAGCCTTTTCCCGTGAACAACTGCTCACCAATGTCTGGGGTTACGATTATAACGGCGACGACCGCGCCGTCGACGCCGCCGTTAAGCGGCTGCGGCAAAAACTTAGCGCCGCCGACTACCATTATATCCATACCGCCTGGGGTGTCGGCTACAAATTTGAAGTGGTGCCAAAATGA
- the panC gene encoding pantoate--beta-alanine ligase: MQLVTRIDEVKKLVRELRRQGKTIGLVPTMGYLHEGHLTLMRRAKAEQDVVVATVFVNPLQFGPSEDFAVYPRDLDRDSRLAAAAGVDVLFAPPVEEMYPRGYENMLAFVDVRRVTERLCGASRPGHFRGVATVVTKLFNIVEPDAAYFGQKDAQQVVVIRTMVRDLNMNVRIVTVPIVREPDGLAMSSRNVYLAPAERQAALVLSRALKLAKEKLDAGERSAATLIAAMRELISREPLATIDYISVSDAETLEELDTVRAPALVALAVKIGKTRLIDNLLWEETQHVSHAF; this comes from the coding sequence GTGCAACTTGTTACCCGTATTGATGAGGTTAAAAAACTGGTTCGGGAGCTGCGCCGTCAGGGCAAGACCATCGGCTTGGTGCCGACCATGGGGTACCTGCACGAGGGACATCTGACGCTCATGCGCCGGGCCAAGGCGGAGCAGGATGTGGTTGTCGCCACCGTTTTTGTTAACCCATTGCAGTTCGGCCCAAGCGAAGACTTCGCCGTCTATCCGCGCGATCTGGACCGCGACAGTAGGCTTGCCGCCGCAGCCGGCGTGGATGTGCTGTTTGCTCCGCCAGTGGAGGAAATGTATCCCCGGGGCTACGAAAATATGCTGGCGTTTGTAGATGTGCGCCGCGTTACCGAGCGGCTGTGCGGCGCGTCCCGGCCCGGCCATTTCCGGGGTGTTGCTACCGTGGTCACGAAACTGTTTAACATCGTTGAACCTGATGCAGCCTATTTCGGCCAAAAAGATGCCCAACAAGTAGTTGTTATCCGCACCATGGTCCGTGACCTGAACATGAATGTTCGCATAGTGACGGTGCCGATCGTGCGCGAGCCGGACGGCCTGGCGATGTCGTCGCGCAACGTCTATCTGGCGCCGGCCGAGCGGCAGGCGGCCCTGGTACTGTCCCGGGCACTGAAGCTGGCGAAAGAGAAGCTTGACGCCGGCGAACGTTCCGCCGCGACGCTGATTGCGGCCATGCGGGAGTTAATTAGCCGTGAGCCGCTGGCAACCATTGATTATATTTCGGTCAGCGACGCCGAGACGCTGGAGGAGCTCGACACTGTCCGCGCACCGGCGCTGGTGGCGCTGGCGGTAAAAATCGGCAAAACGCGGCTGATTGATAATTTACTCTGGGAGGAGACGCAGCATGTTTCGCACGCTTTTTAA